From a single Candoia aspera isolate rCanAsp1 chromosome 2, rCanAsp1.hap2, whole genome shotgun sequence genomic region:
- the LOC134489807 gene encoding zinc finger protein 287-like has product MFCWHACGKDPLARLISLNSPAPRGTSVLLKSVGSKVLILVHSWRLDIGLDALLWKASKDLGPCGQNWHKPVPSEEMSVRQKAEADAGLCIEPVEKEVLKNGSSSLCPAQLGTIREFASWAVPGQMGSEAEDGLAHRWKAQWQENWENELPNTIQWEVTKSLLVPSKKTADFGRRPRGEEADGPWLGLDGVLKAFPNQKESEEMGDKGIATSEILRKGIADTEIRRQHFRLFCYQEAKGPRDAYNQLQELCHQWLTPENCTKEQILELLILEQFLAVLPLAMHSWVKEGGPESCLQAVALAEDFLMGQQKIEGGEEQTLRTSTDTATSFGGTERACPEVCREVKQENCKLAGLLLPGSDEQGNGLNVGRSESEVSLGDPSDPEKQVKNPEENWNRKSVASSWDEHPEIATLQSKAIKASEKHRSLKLAAKRYPSIHSGPKLHICSECGQTFTRKANLFRHRQLHTGEKAHLCMVCGRSFTRKENLARHMRVHTGHGRLVQNEGEPTQASLKGTKVAELETQGGQKRKESRQAGNRRDECLGDQEGTYLGITIPQIGTRNTCPICRKSCTCRSTFNRCRQTADTSERPHQCFDCGKSFTRGAIPSQQQHAEDLSETLHCCGDGNEPFSQALPEERKPEAKDARRPCLQYEKKDNLDPSLQLHGDTHKEKRPFRCPDCDRSFNCGSHLLRHQRIHTGEKPYGCSACGKSFRQNAHLVKHQRTHRQPVPYFC; this is encoded by the exons ATGTTTTGCTGGCACGCATGTGGGAAGG ATCCTCTGGCAAGGCTAATTTCTCTAAATTCACCTGCACCTAGAGGAACTTCAGTCCTTTTGAAATCAGTGGGGTCAAAGGTACTAATTCTGGTGCACAGTTGGAGGCTGGACATTGGTCTTGATGCTCTCCTGTGGAAAGCAAGCAAGGATTTAGGCCCGTGTGGGCAGAATTGGCATAAGCCTGTCCCAAGTGAAGAAATGTCAGTCAGGCAGAAGGCAGAGGCCGATGCAGGACTGTGTATTGAGCCTGTGGAAAAGGAAGTGTTAAAAAATGGAAGCAGCTCTCTCTGCCCTGCACAGCTGGGGACAATCAGGGAGTTTGCAAGTTGGGCTGTGCCAGGACAGATGGGATCAGAAGCTGAGGATGGATTGGCCCACCGCTGGAAAGCCCAGTGGCAGGAGAATTGGGAAAATGAGTTGCCAAACACCATACAGTGGGAAGTTACCAAGTCCTTGCTGGTTCCTTCCAAAAAGACAGCTGATTTTGGCAGAAGGCCCCGTGGAGAAGAGGCTGATGGACCTTGGTTGGGTCTTGATGGAGTCCTGAAGGCCTTTCCCAACCAGAAAGAATCTGAGGAGATGGGAGATAAGGGAATAGCAACCTCAGAAATCCTGAGGAAAGGTATAGCTGACACCGAGATCCGACGCCAGCATTTCCGGCTGTTCTGCtaccaggaggctaaggggcccCGAGATGCCTATAACCAACTCCAGGAGCTTTGCCATCAGTGGCTGACCCCAGAGAATTGCACCAAGGAGCAGATCCTGGAGTTgctgatcctggagcagttcctggctgTCCTCCCACTGGCAATGCACAGCTGGGTCAAAGAAGGTGGTCCCGAGTCCTGCCTCCAAGCGGTGGCTCTGGCTGAGGATTTCCTGATGGGACAGCAGAAGATCGAGGGAGGGGAAGAACAG ACGCTGAGAACATCCACAGACACGGCCACAAGCTTTGGCGGAACAGAGCGTGCTTGTCCAGAGGTCTGCAGAGAAGTCAAGCAGGAGAACTGCAAGCTTGCTGGCTTATTGC TTCCAGGAAGTGATGAGCAGGGGAATGGGCTAAATGTGGGGAGATCAGAGTCTGAAGTTAGCCTTGGAGATCCAAGTGACCCAGAGAAACAGGTCAAAAATCCTGAGGAAAACTGGAACAGAAAATCTGTTGCAAGTTCCTGGGATGAACACCCTGAAATTGCAACCCTACAGTCGAAGGCAATAAAGGCATCTGAGAAACATCGCTCTCTGAAATTAGCGGCTAAAAGGTATCCGAGTATCCACAGTGGACCAAAGCTACATATATGCTCCGAGTGCGGGCAGACCTTCACACGCAAAGCCAACCTTTTCCGGCACCGTCAACTTCACACGGGGGAAAAGGCCCACCTGTGCATGGTGTGTGGGCGGAGCTTCACTCGGAAAGAAAACCTGGCCAGGCACATGCGAGTTCACACAG GCCATGGAAGACTGGTTCAAAATGAGGGAGAACCAACTCAGGCATCCTTGAAAGGAACCAAAGTGGCCGAGCTTGAGACCCAGGGTGgacaaaagagaaaggagagccgCCAAGCAGGGAACAGGAGGGATGAATGCCTGGGGGACCAAGAGGGCACCTACTTGGGAATCACAATCCCACAAATTGGCACAAGGAATACCTGCCCCATTTGTAGGAAAAGCTGCACTTGCCGATCCACCTTCAACAGGTGTCGACAAACTGCAGATACCAGTGAGAGGCCACACCAGTGTtttgattgtgggaaaagtttcactcGGGGAGctatccccagccagcagcagcaCGCCGAGGACCTCAGTGAGACGTTGCATTGCTGTGGTGACGGCAACGAACCATTCAGCCAGGCGTTGCCTGAGGAGAGGAAGCCCGAGGCCAAGGATGCGAGAAGGCCGTGCCTCCAGTATGAGAAGAAAGATAATTTGGACCCCAGCCTTCAACTTCATGGGGACACTCACAAAGAGAAGAGGCCCTTTAGATGTCCGGATTGTGACCGGAGCTTCAACTGTGGCTCCCACCTTCTGAGGCACCAGagaatccacacgggggagaagccgtacGGATGCTCGGCTTGCGGGAAGAGCTTCCGGCAGAATGCGCACCTGGTCAAACATCAGAGGACTCACAGGCAGCCTGTGCCGTATTTTTGCTGA